In Aquila chrysaetos chrysaetos chromosome 10, bAquChr1.4, whole genome shotgun sequence, the following proteins share a genomic window:
- the ERICH6 gene encoding LOW QUALITY PROTEIN: glutamate-rich protein 6 (The sequence of the model RefSeq protein was modified relative to this genomic sequence to represent the inferred CDS: deleted 2 bases in 1 codon; substituted 1 base at 1 genomic stop codon) → MEASGSVEPIAAQKLPGISASMQTEASWLHEHAHRKSTLSEEFSSLDVLCDMEFKEDFVNLFKKSLCTLPSVGLPTLLAYRPELSRENIQIETEEDSAPRCEYCGSLLKPFPSIEGVCPLSQDYESKFCCERNRDLYEFIVNERKNHEGAWSVPIAVGPHESHGTEADRLLSKERAYQRQQERQMARQLAFLAAEATSVAECSNQAGTISYLLSREPPSPKGRTLVPGGKAAEPEEDPVSDSVTCCDFTLVGGKVVKNELLEKYYKHGGKFLTMLPDGTAQLFYPSGNLAIIVVREKKWLTCIVQEDKRSRXSKVSSNVKIQAVFKSNGRSTCYYPNGAVWINMSIQGGQYLDQAGSRVRRWTWPNSVMSSGPHVPLSPIFISLNRHVGVRILGQDKIAVSFLAMGQQAKFNVGTKVQVSDIGRLPPPTWLGEDELLLLAFRVRILRLFDRLRGCLNFPSNEQWDKIKPPAYLVTQTLKILQLCTTSDISDELRSSVRAIVNAQV, encoded by the exons ATGGAGGCGTCGGGCAGCGTTGAACCCATCGCGGCGCAGAAGCTGCCAGGAATTTCGGCGTCGATGCAGACAGAAGCTAGCTGGCTTCATGAACACGCCCACAGAAAATCAA CCCTGTCAGAAGAGTTCAGCAGCTTGGATGTTTTGTGTGACATGGAG TTCAAAGAAGATTTTGTGAACCTGTTCAAGAAATCGCTGTGCACGCTCCCCTCCGTTGGCCTGCCTACCCTCCTGGCCTACAGACCCGAATTGTCACGAGAAAACATACAGATTGAG ACAGAGGAGGACTCTGCTCCGAGGTGCGAGTACTGTGGCAGTCTGCTGAAGCCGTTCCCTTCCATCGAAGGCGTTTGCCCACTGTCACAGGATTATGAATCA AAATTCTGCTGCGAGCGTAATCGAGACCTCTACGAGTTCATCGTAAATGAGAGGAAGAACCACGAAGGTGCCTGGAGCGTTCCCATTGCTGTTGGCCCCCACGAATCCCACGGTACTGAAGCCGACAGGCTGCTGTCAAAGGAGAGAGCATACCAGAG gcagcaggagagacaAATGGCCAGACAATTAGCTTTCCTGGCAGCAGAGGCGACGAGTGTAGCTGAAT GTTCAAATCAAGCTGGCACGATTTCCTACCTGCTTTCTCGGGAGCCCCCATCACCAAAGGGCCGGACGCTGGTGCCTggtgggaaagcagcagagcccGAGGAAGATCCTGTCTCCGACAGCGTCACCTGCTGCGATTTTACCCTTGTGGGTGGAAAG GTAGTGAAGAATGAATTGTTGGAAAAGTACTACAAACATGGAGGGAAATTCCTTACCATGCTTCCAGATGGAACAGCACAGTTATT CTATCCATCTGGAAATCTGGCAATCATTGTTGTACGAGAGAAGAAATGGCTTACTTGCATAGTACAGGAAGACAAGCGGAGTAGGTAAAGTAAAGTAAGT AGTAATGTCAAAATACAAGCAGTATTTAAGTCCAATGGCAGAAGTACTTGCTATTATCCGAACGGAGCTGTGTG GATAAACATGAGTATTCAGGGAGGGCAGTATTTGGACcaagcaggcagcagggtgAGAAGGTGGACATGGCCAAACAGCGTCATGTCATCAGGACCCCATGTCCCGCTGAGCCCCATCTTCATCTCCCTGAACCGGCACGTGGGGGTCAGGATCCTAGGCCAGGACAAGATCGCGGTTTCCTTCCTCGCCATGGGGCAACAAGCAAAATTCAACGTGGGAACCAAAGTGCAG GTCAGCGACATCGGCCGGCTGCCTCCCCCTACCTGGCTGGGAGAAGATGAGCTCCTGCTGCTTGCCTTCAGGGTGAGGATTCTGCGGCTCTTCGACAGACTGCGTGGATGCTTAAACTTTCCTTCTAACGAGCAATGGGACAAAATTAAGCCTCCAGCTTACCTTGTCACACAGACTTTAAAGATCTTACAGCTTTGCACAACTTCTGACATAAGCGATGAGCTACGCAGCTCGGTCAGGGCAATAGTAAATGCTCAAGTCTGA
- the SELENOT gene encoding thioredoxin reductase-like selenoprotein T — translation MRAAVLLLLLLALAAGPGGGSAEQGGLPAKKLRMAYATGPLLKFQICVSUGYRRVFEEYMRVISQRYPDIRIEGENYLPQPIYRHIASFLSVFKLVLIGLIIVGKDPFAFFGMQAPSIWQWGQENKVYACMMVFFLSNMIENQCMSTGAFEITLNDVPVWSKLESGHLPSMQQLVEILDNEMKLNVHMESMPHHRS, via the exons ATGCGGGCggcggtgctgctgctgctgcttctggcgctggcggcggggccgggcggcggctcGGCGGAGCAGGGCGGCCTGCCGGCCAAGAAGCTGCGCATGGCCTACGCCACCGGGCCGCTGCTCAAGTTCCAGATCTG TGTCTCCTGAGGCTACAGGCGGGTGTTTGAGGAGTACATGCGGGTTATTAGCCAGCGGTACCCAGACATCCGAATTGAAGGGGAGAACTACCTTCCTCAACCTATATATAG GCACATAGCATCCTTCCTGTCTGTCTTCAAACTAGTATTAATAGGCTTAATAATCGTTGGCAAGGAtccatttgctttctttggCATGCAAGCTCCAAGTATCTGGCAGTGGGGCCAAGAAAATAAG GTTTATGCTTGTATGATGGTCTTCTTCCTGAGCAACATGATTGAGAACCAGTGTATGTCAACAGGTGCATTTGAAATAACTTTGAATG ATGTTCCAGTGTGGTCTAAGCTAGAGTCTGGCCACCTTCCTTCCATGCAGCAGCTTGTAGAAATTCTTGATAACGAAATGAAGCTCAATGTGCACATGGAGTCAATGCCTCATCATCGATCATAG